AATCGGCGTCGAGACGCAGGGCGAGGTACTCCGCTGCACGATTCCCGTCTTCCGCCCCGATCTCACCCGCGAGATCGACCTGATCGAAGAGATCGCCCGCCAGAACGGGCTCGATCAGATTCCGCTCGCGCCGCGCCTCGGCGTTTCCGTGAAGCGCCCGCAGGAACGGGTGCGAGCCCGGCGCGAACTCGGCTCCGTGCTCGGCGGTTTGGGGTTCTTTGAGACCGTGACGTTTTCGTTCACCCGCCCCGAGCGTGCCGCGGCATTCGTGCCGTCCGGGCTTTCTCCAATCGGTGTCGATGACGATCGAAGGGGTGAGGAACCCACGCTCCGGCCCAGCGTGCTCACCGGTTTGCTCGCCTGCCGCAAGGCGAATCTCGATGGCCAGGTTGCAAACCCGGGTGGCATTCGACTCTATGAAATCGCTTCGGTCTTCGCAAGGGATGCCAAGGGTGCGCAGGTCGAACACCGGAGCCTGGGTCTGTTGATGGATGTCGCGGTGGCCGGCAAGTCGGTGACCCTGAATGAAACGCAGGATGGTGTTCGAGCGCTCCGCGGGGTGATCGAAACGATCGTCTCGTCACTCGGCGGCGCCAAAGCGCTCGCTCAGTTGACAATCGAAGCCACGGAACCCGTTTCCGCTGCGTTCGGCGCGGGGGCGTTCGCCCTCGTCAAACTCGGCAATGCGCCGATCGGACACCTCGGCGTCCTTGCGCCGTCGGCAACGGCACTCTTCGGCTTGGATCTTCCGCTTGTCGGAGGCGAGATGCTTGTAGACCGACTGTTGAACACTTTTCCGCCGAAGGGTGCGATTGAAGCACTCCCGTCCTTTCCTTCGGTCGAGCGCGATCTCTCGCCGGTTGTCGCCGAGGCGGTCACGTGGGCGAATGTCTCCTCGATCGTGCAGCGCGTCGGCTCTTCCGAAGCCGGCAAGCGGATCGAATCGTTCCGTTTCATCGGAACCTACCGGGGCAAGCAGCTCGGCGAGGGCAAGAAAAGCGTGACGCTCCGCGTCGTTTTCCGCGATCCCTCCAAGACCCTGCGCCACGAAGAAGTGGACCCCGAAGTCGGCGTGCTCATGGATCAGATGAAGAGCGAATTGCACGCCGAATTCCGAGGCGCGTAGCAAATTTCACTACACCCCCGCGGGGTGGAGCACGCCCGACCGAAGAATCGAGCCCATGCTTTCCGCCGGGACACCGAAGCGCCGGCGGAATTCAAGTGCGAATTGCGCGGGATCGGGATACCCCAAGTTCGCGGCGATCGGCTCGATCCGTCCGACGGGCCGGGTCGTTCCCGCCAGCGCCTGCATCGCGAAACGCAGCCGCAGACAAGCGCGGAATTCCTGGGTCGTCATGCCGAGCCGGCGCCGGAAGGCCTGGCACAGGTGCGACGACGAAACCCCCACCCGCCTTGCGATCTCCGCCAACCCGATGTTCTCTCCGATGCTCAGCGAGATCAGTTCCTGAGCCCACCGGACGTAGTCATCGTCATTCACACCGTGGCGCGAAGGTGCACGCCGAGCTCGCTCGGCGTACGCACCATCGATCAATTCTCGCACCGCGCCGCGCAGCACTCTGTCCGCATCGTGCGCCCGAGGCGAAGCCAACGCGATGCGCGTCAGCGCCAGATACGTCGCATCGCTCATCGGTCCATCGGTAAATGTCAGAGGTTGCTCGCCCCGCGCGTCCACGCGCGGATCGTGCGGACGGATCGCGTCCGCCAGCACAGCCGTCGGAACGCGGATGAACAGCGTCGTTTCCCGCAGCGAGCACACGCTTCGGGCGGTGTAGTGACAACCCCGGTTATAGAACACGGCGCGAACCGGAGTCGTGATTCTTTCGCCCCGCCCGGCCTGCGTGATCGCGCTGACGCTGCGGGGAATGGCGATCAGATGCGTCCGCGTGACGTCGTGCCGCAACTCTCCGGGGTTCCGACCGATCGACCGGAAGATCCCCGCTTCGAATTGAGTTGTCCGGAGAACGATCGTCGTTTGCGAATGCATCCGAGCTCCCTCGACCCACGGAGCACTTCGGTTATTCGGAATGAGACCCGGGAAGTTGCACGGACGAGCGCAGAAGAGCATTACCGTACAAAACCGGCCTCCGAAACAGCGCCGAAAGTGTGTTTCAGCGCTGTCAGATGCGCCATCCGCACCTTTCTGCCCTGTTCATCGCATGAATATGCAAAAAGGCCCGCAACGGCTCCGCAGCTGATCGAGAGCCGGTCTCAACGACGCCGACGCCCGAGTACCGCCAGCCCCAAGAGGATGCCGCCGAGGGCGCCCGGCGCCGGCACGATGTCCGGCGTCACCAGGATGTCGTTACATTGCGGGAAGCCGGTGACGAACGCGCCCAGGAATGCGCCTGTCGCCTCGTTGTACTTGTTGATGATGCCCGCGTTCCATTCCGTGACCAGCATCGTTCCATCCGGCAGCACGGTCTGGCCGACGGGACCGTTCATCTGGTTCGTGTAGCTCGAGATTATTTGGTTCTGCACGAGGCTGTACTTGGAGACCGCGTTGCGTCCGTACTCGGAAATGTACAGATTGCCGCCAAGACCCGCCCGGACATAGAGAGGCATATTGAATGTGCCGGCGAGTGTGCCGAGCGACGCTCCCGATACCGCGTTGAACTTGTAGACCCTGTTGCTCTGAAACCCGGTGACGTACATGGTGTTGTCGGACCAAGCGAGCCCTGCCGGAAACTGCATCCCGGCAACTTTCGCGAAGACTCCCGGCGACGCGCCGGTCGTCGGATCGAACCGATGCACCGCGTTGTCCCCGTTGCTGCAGACATACAGCAAACCGTCGGGGCCGAACTCGCAGTATCCGGCACGTTGCAGCGAGCCCATCGCAAAGGTGCCCATGATCGCGCCCGTCGAACCATTGAATCGGAGCACGCGGGCGTTGTTCGCATCCGCCACGTACAAGTTTCCATCCGCTCCATATGCCATGCCGTCCGGAAAGCTCATGCCGCCGGTGCCCGGCGCGACGAATTGATCCACAAAGGAGCCGTCGAGGCGATAGCGATTGATCGCTCCCTGCCAACTGCCAACGAGCACAAAGCGTTCCGCGTGCGCCGAGGCCGCGGCAAAGGCCAGCAATGCGACAACGAACAAAGATTTCAAAGACTTCATCGCGATCTCCCGCTCCCACGAAATAAAGTAGAAAAGGGGCGCCGAACGGCGACTCCCTGCAACGTATCGCGAGCGGGTTGTTCAGTCTTCCAGAATCTTGCGGTCTTCAAATTCGGAGGCGCAAGCCCTATTTTTCAGGAGCTTCCTGCCGCGGCCGGGCGGCACACCGAATCGAGTCCGGAACGCATCGGTGAAGTGGCTTTGACTCGAGTAGCCGGCGCGTGCCGCGATGAGCGACATCGGGAGATCGGAGTCGGCGATTTCAACCAGTGCCGCCCGAAGGCGCAGCCGATCGCGGAATTCGTGAATTGTCATCCCGACTTCGCGCTTGAAGATGCGGCAGAGATAGAACGGCGAAACGCCGACGCGTTCGGCGAGTTCCGTCAGCCCGCTCTGCGACCGAAAGCTCGAAGCGAGGATTTCCTGAGTCCAGTGCGCGTAGTCCCGGTCCGATTTTCCGGCGCGGACTCTCCGCCGGATCGACCGCGCCGTGTACGCCGCCACGACGACGTCATTCACGAGCCGGAGCGTCGTTTCTTCCGCCGCGAGCGCGTCGAGACGCGTCGCCGAACACTCAAGTGCCGCCTGGGAAATAAACACCCGGTCGGAGACCGGCCCCGACGAAAACGAAAACGGCGCCTCGGGGCGGTCGGCGACGGCTGGATCGAAGCCGCCGATCATCTCGCGCAGATCCCGTCCTCCCACTCGTACAAACGCGGTGCTCTCGCGATCCGAACCGATCGAGGTCGCCGTGTACTCGCAGCCGACGTTGTAGAAAACCGCGAACACCGGCGTCGCGATCTGCGCCGGCTGTCCCGACTGCCTGATGCTCGACGTGCCGCGCGGAAACGCGAGCAGGTGCGAGCGCGCCACCGACCGGCGAACTTCACCGGGAAATGCGGACTCCGATCGGAAAATCCCGAATTCGCACGTCGGTGTGGCGATGAGAGATTGAGTGGATTGCCTCACGATTTCCCCGGGAAACATGTTCGCAATCGAGGTTTTTCGGTTTCGGTGAGACACAAATGCGGCGGGATTTCTCACGCAAAGTCCGACCTGTGGAGCCCCTCATTTCGCACCCGGGCCGACGAGCATCCGTATCATGCGTTTCGTACGGATCGCCCGACCGCCAAGGGAGTTTCGCGGGAAGGACCGCTCCGTTACCAGACGTCGGGAGTACACCCATGGCCACTTCGACCATCGTGCCAAGCCCCACCGGCAACGCCTCCGCTCTGCCGGGCCCCAGCGTCTTTCATGTTCCGAGCGCGCAGGAAGAACGCCCCTTCATCTACGTCAACGGTCAGATGCTCCCCAAGAACAAGGCCATGGTCAGCGTCTACGACCACGGACTGCTCTACGGCGACGGCGTTTTCGAGGGCATCCGCGTCTACCGCGGCAAGATCTTCAAGTCCAAGCAGCACATGGACCGGCTCTACAAATGCGCCGAAGCCATCCGCCTGCAGATCCCCATCACAAAGGATGAAATGGTCGCCGTGCAGCGCCGCTGCATCGAGATGAACAACATCTCCGAGGGGTACATCCGCCTCGTCGTCAGCCGCGGCTACGGCACGCTCGGCCTCGACCCGCGCAAGTGCCCGGTTCCCGGCGTCATCTGCATCGCCGACGAGATCCACCTGTTCCCGAAAGAGATGTACGAGAACGGGATGCGCGTCATCGTCGCCAACCGACCCAAAACGCCGATCCCCTGCCTCGATCCGCGTATTAAGAGCCTCAACTACCTGAACAACATCCTTGCGAAGTGCGAAGCGATCGACTACGGCTGCCACGAAGTCATCATGATGAACACCGAGGGCTTTGTCACCGAAGGTTCGGGCGACAACGTGTTCATGGTGAAAGACGGCGTCGTCTACACCACGCCGAGCGACGCGGGCATTCTTGAAGGGATCACACGCGAATTCGTGCAGAAGGTTCTCTGCCCGGCGCTCGGCCTCAAGTGCGCCGAAAAAAACATGAAGCTCGACGAACTGCTCAAGGCCGACGAGGTGTTCCTGACCGGTTCCGCGGCGGAAATCATCGCGATCTCGCAGATCGATCAGCACGACGGCAAAGCCATCACCAAGGCCAACCACATCGGTAAGACCAAGGGCGAAGGGCCGATCACCAAGAAACTCCGCGCCAAGTTCCGCGAGATCGTGACCAGCGACAATGTGCCGGAGGAATAGCTCCCGGTCACGAACAGACCATGCTCGCGTAGGCTCCGACAAAGATTGAAAAGTCCGCGTCGTCCACAAATCCGTTCAGATCGAAGTCGGCGGGACAGGTCTGGTTTTCCGCTGGGCACAGCATCTGGTTGTACGCCTCGACGAACAGGCCGAAATCGGCATCGCCGACAACCTTGTTTCCGTTGAGGTCGCCGATGCATGAGGGCACGGCATCGCATCGGAGCCCCACCACCTTCACATCATCCAACGCCGCTTCGACAATCGATCCTTCAAAGAGATCCGACACGTAAAACCGCAGCCTTGTCATGCTCGTCGGCGTGACCGGCAATGACGAGAATCGGAACGCGCGCTTCCGCCAGCCACCGTTGACGTCGGTATCGATCGCACTTCCCGGACCGATGATGTCGGCCTTGCGCCAGAAGAAGTTCGAAGTGTTATTGACATTGACATCAAAGCTCGCGGTGTCAACGTACGGACCGCTGCTGCTCCCATTGGAATACCAGCGCCAGTACGACACCTCGACATCGGAATACACCGCCAGATTCAGAAGCGGGCTCACGACCTGCGTGTACCCACCGTCCACATCGGCAGCGCCGGGTGCGTCGCCCGGCAGACCGTTCCCGGTGACATAGCACCGCGATCCCACCGGCGAGCGATCTTCGCCCGGCTGCGCCTGCGTCCCGACAGGAATGGTGCGCGTCCAGTTTCCCGATGTCGCGGTATCGGTCCCGACACTCCAGCCGCGACCGACTTCAAAATCGTCTTCGAACACAACCGTCCGTGCACCGACGAATGGCTTGTGCGTTGCGGCGGGTGCCCCGCAAGGCGTCGTCACCACCGTGCCGCCCGTTCCGGCGACCTCCGCGTACCACTCAAGCGGCACGCCGCACGGAACGTTGAAAATGATTCCCCGAAGCAGGCCGGGCGATTCTTGCCGCAGGAGCGCCGCGCGCCACGCCTCGGCCGGAGTGCGCCGATACCACAAACGCGAACTCGAAACGTCCACCTCTTCCCGATCCGGTGCGACCACGATATCAATCGCTCGCGAAGCCCCCGGCAAGACACCCTGATCCGTTTCACCCGCCGGCGAGGCACGGAGCGCGGCGCTCCTCGCATCGATCACAAGCGAATACATCTGCGATCCGGCTTCGAAGGCGTCGCCCCGAACCCGAACGAAGTAATTCCCGGCGCTCGGCAGCAGCACCTCCGACGCGAGCGCAGCGCCGCCGAGTGTCGTCGCGGTCTCGGACCCGATGACCGTTTGGCCGTCCGCCGCCAACACATCAAAGCCGAGCCGCCACTGCCTCTGAGAATCGCCAAGCGTGCCCGAGCAGCAGCCGCCGCAAGCCTCGGGAGAATCGTCGAACAAGTACCCGACTGGTTCGAGCTTCACGTCGACCCGCAGCGCCGCCGTCGTTTCGAACGAATAGAAATCGCGGTCGCCAAAGTACCCGAGTGCCGCGGGCGACGTCTGGGGTATGCGGTTCAGTTCCGCCGGATTGAACGGCGAAATCGTGGTCCGATCGCCCACGCGCAGCGCCCCGCAGGCGCTCAACTCTCCCATCGCTGTCGCCGCCCCGGCATCATCGTTGGGTTCGAATCGATCGCCGTACAGGTATTGCCCGTGACGTACCTCATCGTGCCGCGGCCCATCGAAATTGGACGCGATAAACGGCTCCATGAGTTTCGAAGCATCGACCGGGCACGCGTGCGCCATCCCCAACCCATGCCCATGCTCGTGGGCGATCACATTCCGCAGCAGCAGAGAATTGCCCGCGAGATTGTTGAAAAAGTTGTCGCTCGTATCGACGACGACGTCCCCGCTCTCACCGATTTCGAACGAGGAAGGAAAGAACGCGTACGCCAGGATGTTCCCGTTTGTGTCGATCCGGTGCCCGCCGATGCGGCAGTCACCCCTCACTCCAGGCACCCCGAGCCCGTACCCAAGCGCCACGCCGTCGTCGTTCTCTTCGAAGACGTACTTCACGCCGCACACCTCGCTCCAGCGCGCAAACGCCGCGTGCACATGAGCCATCCACGCCGCTTCGCTCCCGTGAATTCCGGTGAGGAATTCGCGCAGATTGGACGGCGCATCCGCCTCACCGTTGAACCCGTTGATCGGAGTTCCATCCGGAACAATCGAGTACGAAATCGTGACGGGTTGTCCGAAGGGGCTGCCCGCCGGCGCATACGCCGCCCTTTCCCAGCGACCCGCGTTCTGAAAGCGCGCCGCGTCAGCGGGCGCGAACGCCGCGACGAGTTCCGGGCTCGCGCCCTCGGCGAAACACGTCGAAAGTGCTGCGTCCGACCGCTTGCTCAGCATCTCGCGATGCAGTTCCGAGAGCTCCCCGCTCCCCGATCCCGCGTTCGCCACTGTGCTCGCGACGGCGAACGGTGCGATAACCGCGAGCAACAAGCATTGCATTCGCATGATCGTCTCCACTCTCCCCGCGCGTACCCGCCAGGGCCGATTCGACCGCTCGGAATTGCGGGTTGCGGACAGTTCGGATGAACACAGGTTTCCGATAGCTCGAATCTCCTGTCGCCCTGCCGCACACGCCCGACAAAGACAAAACAGCCCCGAGTTTTTCGGGGCTGAGGTGCAAGGGAGTGCAACGAAAGACGAGTTGGTGCGACTCAGCGTCGACGGCGCGCCGCGAGCAGGCCCGCCATACCCGCGAGGCTTAGAGTCCCGACGCCGGGGATCAGAGTTCCTTCAATCACCGTGCCCGGCGTGCTGCCGTAGGTCACACCGGTTTGCCAGACCCCGGGATTGCTAACCCAGTCGATATTGCCGCTGAGCGCCCCATCCCAGTAGTTCGCCCACACCCAAACCGGATCCACAAAGGGCTCCTCGGTGCTCTCGGCGACGATCCAGTACGTCTTTCCCGCTTCAAGAATCGGGTGCAAAACGGAATTCGCCTGATCGAGCACCGGGTTCCACCCGGTGGCGCCCGTGGCCATGTTCCAGGACTCGAGGACAGAGTTGCTCGGCGAAGTCGCTCCGCCGTTTGCGTCGGTTCGGATCGAGAGCGTGTATGTGCGACCCGCATTCTCCCAGTCGTTGCTCATCATCCACACCCCGACGCGATCGAGCGAGTACGACTGGGTGACAGTGAACGCGACGGCGACCGATTGCCCGACGAAAACGTCGTACCCGGTGTATCCAAAGAAACCACCCTCCGGCGAGCCGGTGTCCCAGATCGTCCCGGCATTCGCCGAACCGGTGGTCGAAAGGGCGGCCACGATCGCGGCGCCGACGAACAGTGAACAGTTGCGAGCCATGTCAAACTCTCCTCTGCGTGCGGAAAACGCGGTTGATAAATCGCCGCGCAGGATTGGGATCCAAAGCCCAACTCCCGCGGCACTTGTACTGGTATAACCGACCCGGGAATATGATTCAAGGAAGTTTCAAGGAAATTTCCAAGATGTTGATCGAATTGGTCTTTCTTCGCGATATGATGGGCGAATCTGCCGGATTACGATCCGGGTGCACGCATGACTTCCGCAGCGACGTCTATTCCCCATCCTCCCTCAAATGTTCCGCTAGACGTTCGAATCATGCGAACGGGCGACGAACTCATGAGCGGCCTCACCGGCGTTCTGAAGTTCGTGCCGGGGAATGACGCCGGGCCGCAGCGGCTGGCGACCGAACTCGGCGTTGACACTGTGCTGGCCTCTCGACTTCTCAAGGCGGTTCGCTCGCCCGATTCGATGAGCCTGATTCACCGGGCTCCCGGTCCCGAACCGTTGCGCCGCGTCCTCAGAGCCAGCGCCAAGCACGGCGTTCCGGCGGAAGCGCTCGCGGCGGCGCACGAAGCCGTTGACGCTTTCGAGAACCTGATCGACAGCGCCGCGGGCGACCGCAGCTCGCTCGAGGCCATTTTGAGCGCCTGGGTTCCCGAAGCTCGGCGCGAATTCGAACTCCGCCGAAAGCAGGCGGCGTTCCGCGCGATCAGCCAACTCAAGGGGCTCCAGGCAAACGTGTTTGCCGAGACCGCCATTTTCGCGCCGAGCGCCGACGGAGAGCATTGCGACGTCGTGTGGATCAAAGCGGTGTCCGGACTCGCCAGGCTGCGCCCGGCCGCGGTCGTAAAATTCACGTCGAAGCGCGGCATCGAGTCGCCGAACACACGCGTTCCGTTCACCGTTTCCGGCGAACCGATCGACTCTGTTCAGAACACCGTCGTGCCGGAGTTCTGCACCAGCCCCACGCCCGCACTCACGGCCCAGATCGTGGGTGAA
The DNA window shown above is from Phycisphaeraceae bacterium and carries:
- the pheT gene encoding phenylalanine--tRNA ligase subunit beta yields the protein MHIAANWLNSYLEPGNLTPGEIEHALIDAGFEIESREDLGGDTRFDVAITSNRGDALSLVGLAREAAAKTGRKFKSPGTGGKEKPEPAPANEDVASAVKLENRAPQACPMFTLCVIRGVRVGPSPAWLVKALESVGQRSINNVVDVTNFINFELGNPCHVFDLKKLAGPAIVVREATEGEKLLTLDGKQRVLKAGEIVVADAQRAQGLAGVMGGGDSEVTNTTTDIALEMATWDPTRVRAAARRLQLRTDASHRYERIVDSRTLESASRRAASLIVEVAGGQLLKGVLSAGAPALPRTVVELRPDRCAKILGISVPAEKIAAILKALEIGVETQGEVLRCTIPVFRPDLTREIDLIEEIARQNGLDQIPLAPRLGVSVKRPQERVRARRELGSVLGGLGFFETVTFSFTRPERAAAFVPSGLSPIGVDDDRRGEEPTLRPSVLTGLLACRKANLDGQVANPGGIRLYEIASVFARDAKGAQVEHRSLGLLMDVAVAGKSVTLNETQDGVRALRGVIETIVSSLGGAKALAQLTIEATEPVSAAFGAGAFALVKLGNAPIGHLGVLAPSATALFGLDLPLVGGEMLVDRLLNTFPPKGAIEALPSFPSVERDLSPVVAEAVTWANVSSIVQRVGSSEAGKRIESFRFIGTYRGKQLGEGKKSVTLRVVFRDPSKTLRHEEVDPEVGVLMDQMKSELHAEFRGA
- a CDS encoding helix-turn-helix transcriptional regulator; the encoded protein is MARSHLLAFPRGTSSIRQSGQPAQIATPVFAVFYNVGCEYTATSIGSDRESTAFVRVGGRDLREMIGGFDPAVADRPEAPFSFSSGPVSDRVFISQAALECSATRLDALAAEETTLRLVNDVVVAAYTARSIRRRVRAGKSDRDYAHWTQEILASSFRSQSGLTELAERVGVSPFYLCRIFKREVGMTIHEFRDRLRLRAALVEIADSDLPMSLIAARAGYSSQSHFTDAFRTRFGVPPGRGRKLLKNRACASEFEDRKILED
- a CDS encoding NHL repeat-containing protein, with translation MKSLKSLFVVALLAFAAASAHAERFVLVGSWQGAINRYRLDGSFVDQFVAPGTGGMSFPDGMAYGADGNLYVADANNARVLRFNGSTGAIMGTFAMGSLQRAGYCEFGPDGLLYVCSNGDNAVHRFDPTTGASPGVFAKVAGMQFPAGLAWSDNTMYVTGFQSNRVYKFNAVSGASLGTLAGTFNMPLYVRAGLGGNLYISEYGRNAVSKYSLVQNQIISSYTNQMNGPVGQTVLPDGTMLVTEWNAGIINKYNEATGAFLGAFVTGFPQCNDILVTPDIVPAPGALGGILLGLAVLGRRRR
- a CDS encoding matrixin family metalloprotease, with the protein product MRMQCLLLAVIAPFAVASTVANAGSGSGELSELHREMLSKRSDAALSTCFAEGASPELVAAFAPADAARFQNAGRWERAAYAPAGSPFGQPVTISYSIVPDGTPINGFNGEADAPSNLREFLTGIHGSEAAWMAHVHAAFARWSEVCGVKYVFEENDDGVALGYGLGVPGVRGDCRIGGHRIDTNGNILAYAFFPSSFEIGESGDVVVDTSDNFFNNLAGNSLLLRNVIAHEHGHGLGMAHACPVDASKLMEPFIASNFDGPRHDEVRHGQYLYGDRFEPNDDAGAATAMGELSACGALRVGDRTTISPFNPAELNRIPQTSPAALGYFGDRDFYSFETTAALRVDVKLEPVGYLFDDSPEACGGCCSGTLGDSQRQWRLGFDVLAADGQTVIGSETATTLGGAALASEVLLPSAGNYFVRVRGDAFEAGSQMYSLVIDARSAALRASPAGETDQGVLPGASRAIDIVVAPDREEVDVSSSRLWYRRTPAEAWRAALLRQESPGLLRGIIFNVPCGVPLEWYAEVAGTGGTVVTTPCGAPAATHKPFVGARTVVFEDDFEVGRGWSVGTDTATSGNWTRTIPVGTQAQPGEDRSPVGSRCYVTGNGLPGDAPGAADVDGGYTQVVSPLLNLAVYSDVEVSYWRWYSNGSSSGPYVDTASFDVNVNNTSNFFWRKADIIGPGSAIDTDVNGGWRKRAFRFSSLPVTPTSMTRLRFYVSDLFEGSIVEAALDDVKVVGLRCDAVPSCIGDLNGNKVVGDADFGLFVEAYNQMLCPAENQTCPADFDLNGFVDDADFSIFVGAYASMVCS
- the ilvE gene encoding branched-chain-amino-acid transaminase is translated as MATSTIVPSPTGNASALPGPSVFHVPSAQEERPFIYVNGQMLPKNKAMVSVYDHGLLYGDGVFEGIRVYRGKIFKSKQHMDRLYKCAEAIRLQIPITKDEMVAVQRRCIEMNNISEGYIRLVVSRGYGTLGLDPRKCPVPGVICIADEIHLFPKEMYENGMRVIVANRPKTPIPCLDPRIKSLNYLNNILAKCEAIDYGCHEVIMMNTEGFVTEGSGDNVFMVKDGVVYTTPSDAGILEGITREFVQKVLCPALGLKCAEKNMKLDELLKADEVFLTGSAAEIIAISQIDQHDGKAITKANHIGKTKGEGPITKKLRAKFREIVTSDNVPEE
- a CDS encoding helix-turn-helix transcriptional regulator yields the protein MHSQTTIVLRTTQFEAGIFRSIGRNPGELRHDVTRTHLIAIPRSVSAITQAGRGERITTPVRAVFYNRGCHYTARSVCSLRETTLFIRVPTAVLADAIRPHDPRVDARGEQPLTFTDGPMSDATYLALTRIALASPRAHDADRVLRGAVRELIDGAYAERARRAPSRHGVNDDDYVRWAQELISLSIGENIGLAEIARRVGVSSSHLCQAFRRRLGMTTQEFRACLRLRFAMQALAGTTRPVGRIEPIAANLGYPDPAQFALEFRRRFGVPAESMGSILRSGVLHPAGV